The genomic segment GTTATTAATAAAGCATTAAGCATCAAAGCAAACAAGCCAAAAGTTAATAAAGTTATGGGCAAAGTTAATACTATCAAAAAAGGCTTTAAGAAAACATTAATTAAACCTAAAACCAAGGCTGTGGCCAAAGCAGCCACTAGGCTCGTTAAATGGATGCCCGGTAAAATATAAGATAAAGCGACTATCACTAAAGTATTAATTAACCAATATCTTAAAAAATTCATAAATTATTTTTTATATCAACTAAAGTTCGCACCTGATTAGATAATACTCCCTCTAATTCAATCCAAGGAATTATAACTGTTCTTAAGCCGGCCGCATAAGCCGCCACTTGATAAGGATCAAAATACAATTCCAACCCGACTGGTTGGATTGTAAATTTAGAAAAATTAGCCAAAGTAGGTGCCGCTCCTTGTTTAATAAGGGTTAACGACAATCCATCATCATCTTTTAAATCTGGTTGGCTGGCCAGATTTAAAATAGCCAAAGAGGATAAAATTTCCAGATAATTCGTTTGGCTTTTAAATAAATCAGCTAATTCAATTATTTTTTTATCTTTAACCGAATAGTTAACTGTTTCCGAAAAACTATTGGGGTGAGCTGCGCCAGTTAAATAGTTGGAAATATTAAAACGCCAACTAACCAAAATCGTAGTGGCTTGTTTTAAATCATAATCTACATTAAGTGAACTTGAATAAAAATCTTCTGGGCTAACCCTGGCACCATCCCAATCGGATAATTCTTGTTTAAAAGTAGTTATTTGTTTAACAGCGGCCTGATAAGCTAATTCATTCAAAA from the Patescibacteria group bacterium genome contains:
- a CDS encoding phage holin family protein, whose translation is MNFLRYWLINTLVIVALSYILPGIHLTSLVAALATALVLGLINVFLKPFLIVLTLPITLLTFGLFALMLNALLITLTAWLVPGFAVDSFLSALLFSLLLSLISWLVQNNRLNQRSRPLAGL
- a CDS encoding RsiV family protein, which gives rise to MEIKNNFDYKKIKPTIVLLVVLLLGSLGYWLGQNRSSYQPGQNLSYVTKTIEEGTDQTSYYVKVAYPFFTAEEVDSTILNELAYQAAVKQITTFKQELSDWDGARVSPEDFYSSSLNVDYDLKQATTILVSWRFNISNYLTGAAHPNSFSETVNYSVKDKKIIELADLFKSQTNYLEILSSLAILNLASQPDLKDDDGLSLTLIKQGAAPTLANFSKFTIQPVGLELYFDPYQVAAYAAGLRTVIIPWIELEGVLSNQVRTLVDIKNNL